From the genome of Nicotiana sylvestris chromosome 2, ASM39365v2, whole genome shotgun sequence, one region includes:
- the LOC138885167 gene encoding uncharacterized protein produces the protein MPPYLKIYDGTTNAEDQIIHYVTVVKGNDPSKEQVPSVLLKKFGETLIGGELTWYSQLPERSITTFEEMADKFVTAHAGAKKAEARVNDIFAIRQLLGKGIRNFLARFNRVRMSLPSVLEGMAVAAFQNGLNRNGSRAARKLLSRLMKYPPTTWEEIHNAYCAEVRADEDDLNGPTQRLTSVQTESRKDRHNDGRRDHSGPRPNQDTH, from the coding sequence atgccaccataTTTGAAGATATACGACGGCACAACAAACGCCGAAGATCAAATCATTCATTACGTCACAGtagtaaaaggcaacgacccTTCAAAAGAGCAGGTACCGTCAGTGTTGCTGAAGAAGTTCGGCGAAACCCTAATAGGAGGAGAATTAACATGGTACTCACAATTACCAGAACGATCAATAACAACGTTCGAAGAAATGGCCGACAAGTTCGTCACCGCCCATGCCGGGGCCAAAAAGGCAGAGGCCAGGGTGAATGATATATTCGCCATCAGACAATTACTTGGAAAGGGAATTAGGAACTTCCTCGCTAGATTCAACAGAGTAAGAATGAGCTTGCCAAGCGTATTAGAAGGGATGGCGGTGGCAGCTTTCCAAAATGGGCTGAACAGGAATGGGTCGAGAGCAGCCAGGAAGTTGTTGAGCAGACTTATGAAATACCCTCCCACCACTTGGGAAGAAATTCACAACGCTTATTGCGCTGAGGTGAGAGCAGACGAGGATGACCTCAATGGTCCAACCCAACGGCTAACTTCAGTCCAAACAGAGTCGAGGAAAGACCGCCACAATGATGGACGAAGAGACCATTCAGGCCCACGCCCCAACCAGGACACGCACTAA